A stretch of the Argentina anserina chromosome 6, drPotAnse1.1, whole genome shotgun sequence genome encodes the following:
- the LOC126801146 gene encoding pentatricopeptide repeat-containing protein At5g42450, mitochondrial produces the protein MKPKLCRYPLSQFIQRTLHTSSPIETQKANAHLLGHARTSEAMLNAHQVFDETPDLNVVSATTIIGSFARQHQYEEAVYLFSRMLVLNVRPNEYTFGTVIHSSTALGDLNIGKQLHAFATKMGLHSNVFVGSAMLDLYAKLSSLQDARRAFEDTQKPNVVSYTALICAYLKKEMLQDAQELFRVMPQRNVVSWNAMIGGYSQTGHNEEAVNLFIEMLRNGLVPSQSTFPCAIIAAANIAALGIGRSFHACAVKALGEFDVFISNSLISFYAKCGSTEDSLLVFERHRGRNIVSWNAVICGYAQNGKGEEAIIFYEKMRVSDCKPNSVTLLGLLWACNHAGLVDKGYSYFNQARMKDAGLLKPEHYACMVDMLSRSGCFRQAKEFISDLPFEPGIGFWKALLGGCQIHSNMELGEFAARKILALDPEDVSSYVMISNAHSAAGRWHSVSTIRREMKDKGMKRIPGCSWIEIRSKVHVFTTADKNHLQMDEIYTVLEILYRAFEGE, from the coding sequence ATGAAACCCAAATTGTGCAGATACCCTCTTTCTCAATTCATACAAAGGACACTTCACACTTCAAGTCCGATTGAAACCCAGAAAGCTAATGCCCATCTTCTTGGACATGCAAGGACCTCTGAGGCAATGTTGAATGCCCACCAAGTGTTCGACGAAACGCCTGACTTAAACGTGGTGTCGGCCACAACGATAATAGGTAGCTTTGCTCGGCAGCACCAATATGAAGAAGCTGTATACCTGTTTTCCAGGATGCTTGTGTTGAATGTTCGACCCAATGAGTACACATTTGGCACTGTCATTCACTCGTCGACTGCGCTTGGAGATTTGAATATTggcaagcaacttcatgcatttGCAACAAAGATGGGTTTGCATTCAAATGTGTTTGTGGGGAGTGCAATGTTGGATCTTTATGCCAAGCTGAGCAGTCTTCAGGATGCTCGAAGAGCTTTTGAAGATACTCAGAAGCCGAATGTGGTTTCCTACACTGCATTGATATGTGCTTATCTGAAAAAGGAGATGCTTCAAGATGCTCAGGAGCTTTTTCGAGTGATGCCACAGAGGAATGTGGTTTCATGGAATGCTATGATTGGCGGGTATAGCCAAACAGGCCACAATGAAGAAGCTGTGAATCTTTTCATTGAGATGCTTCGAAATGGATTGGTGCCGAGTCAATCTACTTTTCCTTGTGCAATAATTGCAGCTGCTAATATAGCAGCGCTAGGAATTGGCAGAAGCTTTCATGCCTGTGCTGTCAAAGCTTTGGGTGAGTTTGATGTGTTTATTAGCAATTCTCTGATAAGCTTTTATGCGAAATGTGGGAGCACGGAAGATAGTCTCTTGGTGTTTGAAAGACATAGGGGAAGAAATATTGTTTCTTGGAATGCCGTGATCTGTGGTTATGCTCAAAATGGTAAAGGCGAGGAAGCCATAATCTTTTACGAAAAGATGAGGGTCTCAGATTGTAAACCGAACAGTGTTACACTTCTCGGGTTATTGTGGGCTTGTAATCATGCTGGACTTGTTGACAAGGGCTACTCATATTTTAACCAGGCAAGAATGAAGGACGCTGGCCTCCTAAAGCCTGAGCATTATGCTTGTATGGTTGATATGCTCTCGCGCTCAGGGTGTTTCCGACAAGCTAAGGAGTTCATTAGTGATTTGCCTTTTGAACCAGGTATAGGGTTTTGGAAGGCATTGCTTGGTGGCTGCCAAATCCACTCCAATATGGAATTGGGGGAGTTTGCTGCAAGAAAAATCCTGGCTTTGGATCCTGAAGATGTGTCATCTTATGTTATGATCTCTAATGCACACTCTGCAGCTGGAAGGTGGCATAGTGTGTCAACAATAAGGAGAGAAATGAAAGACAAAGGGATGAAGAGAATTCCAGGTTGCAGTTGGATAGAAATCAGAAGCAAAGTACATGTATTTACCACTGCCGATAAGAATCATCTCCAGATGGATGAAATCTATACTGTGTTAGAAATTCTGTATAGAGCATTTGAGGGAGAATGA
- the LOC126801147 gene encoding serine/threonine-protein kinase AFC1, whose product METQRIIEFPHQNMDKRPRKRPRLTWDMPPPLPPELFPAIYCGPEFGNWPIPNYTYTSMFYGGFPRTVSPPWRPDDKDGHYVFGIGDNLTPRYRILNKMGEGTFGQVLECFDNEKKEYVAIKIIRSIHKYREAAMIEIDVLQRLARHDIGGTRCVQIRNWFDYRNHICIVFEKLGPSLYDFLRKNSYRSFPIDLVRELARQLLESVAFMHDLRLIHTDLKPENILLVSPDYIKVPDYRFLARSTKEGSYFKNLPKSSAIKLIDFGSTTFEHQDHSYVVSTRHYRAPEVILGLGWNYPCDIWSVGCILVELCSGVALFQTHENLEHLAMMERVLGPLPQHMVLRADRRAEKYFRRGARLDWPDGAASRESMRAVFKLPRLPDLIMQHVDHSAGDLIELLQGLLRYEPTERLKAREALRHPFFTRDVRRGGYPL is encoded by the exons ATGGAGACGCAGAGGATAATCGAATTTCCTCATCAGAATATGGATAAGCGTCCCAGGAAGAGACCTCGATTAACTTGGGACATGCcgcctcctcttcctcctgaG CTGTTTCCGGCAATATACTGCGGGCCAGAGTTTGGAAATTGGCCAATACCCAATTATACGTATACATCTATGTTTTATGGGGGATTTCCTCGGACTGTGTCCCCTCCGTGGAGGCCTGATGATAAAGATGGTCATTATGTGTTCGGCATTGGAGATAATCTAACCCCTCGAT ATAGGATTCTCAACAAAATGGGAGAGG GGACTTTTgggcaagtgttggagtgctTTGacaatgaaaagaaagaatatGTGGCAATTAAAATCATCCGCTCCATACATAAGTATCGGGAAGCTGCAATGATTGAAATTGATGTCCTGCAGAGGCTTGCTAGGCATGATATTGGCGGCACTCG TTGTGTGCAAATTCGGAATTGGTTTGACTATCGTAatcatatatgtatt GTATTTGAGAAGCTTGGACCTAGCTTATACGATTTTCTTCGCAAAAACAGCTACCGTTCATTTCCCATTGATCTTGTTCGGGAGCTTGCCAGACAACTTTTGGAGTCTGTAGCAT TTATGCATGATTTACGCCTAATTCATACTGATTTGAAGCCGGAAAATATTCTGCTTGTTTCCCCTGACTACATCAAAGTGCCTGACTATAGG TTTTTAGCGCGCTCAACTAAAGAAGGTTCTTATTTCAAGAATTTGCCCAAGTCAAGTGCCATTAAGCTCATTGATTTTGGAAGTACAACATTTGAACATCAAGATCATAGCTATGTGGTGTCAACACGCCATTATCGTGCGCCGGAGGTTATTTTGG GTCTTGGGTGGAACTATCCTTGTGATATATGGAGTGTTGGTTGCATACTTGTTGAACTCTGCTCT GGTGTGGCCCTTTTTCAAACACATGAGAACTTGGAGCATCTTGCCATGATGGAGAGGGTTTTGGGACCACTGCCGCAGCATATGGTGCTCAGAGCTGA CCGTCGTGCTGAGAAATATTTTAGGAGGGGAGCACGATTGGATTGGCCTGATGGGGCCGCATCTAGAGAAAGCATGCGAGCAGTTTTCAAGTTGCCTCGATTACCG GATTTAATAATGCAACATGTGGATCACTCGGCTGGTGATCTTATTGAACTCTTGCAAGGGCTCCTAAGATACGAGCCCACAGAGCGGCTCAAGGCAAGGGAAGCACTAAGACATCCCTTCTTCACTAGAGATGTGAGAAGGGGTGGCTATCCCCTATAA
- the LOC126801145 gene encoding heat shock cognate 70 kDa protein-like translates to MAGGEVGPAIGIDLGTTNSCVAVWQNDRVEIIVNDQGNRTTPSYVAFTDTERLVGDAALYQVLKNPTNSIFDAKRLIGRRFSDNIVQIDMRMWPFKVIEGVDDKPMIVVTHEGQEILFAAEEISSMVLEKMREIAEKYLDSPVKSAVITVPAYFSDSQRQATRNAGEIAGLKVMRIINEPTAAAIAYGLEQRAGWYGKRTVMVFDLGGGTLDVSLLNICSGVFETLATAGDTHLGGGDFDNRMVQFCVEEFKKKHSLDVSGNPRALGKLRNACEKAKMRLSFVSSVDIELDCLDQGTDFYLTFTRAKFEQLNMEFFNKCMEPVHKCLKDANMDISVVHDVVIAGGSSRIPKVKQLLRDLFKGKNLCESINPDEAIAYGAAVQAAILSGNGNGKLQYFTLLDVIPMSLGVARYNDVMQFVIQRNTNIPVRKNTTMYTRSDYQSKILFEVFEGESESTLYNNFLGEIMLEDIPMAPKGYPFVVCFDVDENGILKVFAEDKSTGQKKGITIMSE, encoded by the exons ATGGCGGGAGGAGAAGTGGGCCCTGCAATTGGGATCGATCTGGGGACGACTAACTCGTGCGTGGCAGTGTGGCAGAATGATCGTGTAGAAATCATAGTCAATGATCAGGGCAACAGGACTACTCCTTCTTATGTTGCCTTCACTGATACTGAGCGTTTGGTTGGTGATGCGGCACTTTACCAGGTCCTCAAAAATCCCACCAATTCCATCTTTG ATGCCAAGCGGTTAATAGGTAGGAGATTCAGTGACAACATTGTTCAGATTGATATGAGGATGTGGCCGTTCAAGGTCATTGAAGGTGTTGATGACAAGCCTATGATTGTGGTTACCCATGAGGGTCAGGAGATACTGTTTGCTGCTGAGGAGATCTCCTCCATGGTTTTGGAAAAGATGCGGGAGATTGCTGAGAAGTACCTTGACTCGCCTGTGAAAAGTGCAGTTATCACTGTCCCCGCTTACTTCAGTGACTCGCAGCGCCAGGCTACAAGGAATGCAGGTGAAATTGCAGGCCTAAAGGTGATGCGTATTATCAATGAACCGACCGCTGCAGCCATTGCTTATGGACTTGAACAGAGGGCTGGCTGGTATGGAAAGAGAACTGTGATGGTATTTGATTTGGGTGGTGGAACTCTAGATGTTTCGCTTCTGAACATTTGTTCCGGGGTCTTTGAAACTTTGGCTACGGCCGGAGATACTCACCTAGGTGGTGGAGATTTTGATAACCGAATGGTTCAGTTCTGTGTTGAGGAATTTAAGAAAAAGCATAGTTTGGACGTGAGTGGTAACCCCAGGGCTCTTGGTAAGTTAAGAAATGCTTGTGAGAAGGCAAAGATGAGACTCTCTTTTGTATCTTCTGTTGACATTGAGCTCGACTGTTTGGATCAAGGAACTGATTTCTATCTAACTTTCACTCGTGCCAAATTTGAACAACTGAACATGGAGTTCTTCAACAAATGTATGGAACCTGTTCATAAGTGTTTGAAGGATGCTAACATGGATATAAGTGTTGTTCATGATGTTGTTATTGCCGGTGGTTCTTCTAGAATTCCCAAAGTGAAGCAACTACTACGAGATCTCTTCAAGGGGAAAAATTTGTGCGAGAGCATTAATCCAGATGAGGCAATAGCATATGGTGCTGCTGTTCAAGCTGCAATTTTGAGCGGGAATGGAAATGGAAAGCTTCAATACTTCACTCTACTGGATGTCATACCTATGTCACTTGGAGTGGCTAGATATAATGATGTCATGCAGTTTGTCATTCAAAGAAACACGAATATTCCAGTCAGAAAGAATACAACTATGTATACTCGTTCTGACTACCAAAGCAAGATCCTCTTCGAAGTTTTTGAGGGTGAGAGTGAAAGCACATTGTATAATAACTTCCTGGGTGAAATTATGCTTGAGGACATTCCTATGGCCCCAAAAGGTTATCCATTTGTTGTTTGCTTTGATGTTGATGAAAATGGTATCCTTAAGGTCTTTGCCGAGGACAAGTCTACTGGCCAGAAGAAGGGGATtacaattatgagtgaataa